In Gordonia phthalatica, one genomic interval encodes:
- a CDS encoding metal-dependent transcriptional regulator, whose product MPDTRPVSELTAVTQDYLKVIWISQEWSDTKVTTKLLAEKLGVSPSTASEGIRKLVDQGLVDHAPYGAVTLTEPGRVAAVDMVRRHRLLETFLVRELGYRWDEVHAEAEILEHAVSEQLLRHIDAKLGHPKRDPHGDPIPGPDGIVPEAGSLQLADLEVDQSGVITRISDADPEILRYFEEIGINLDCRIRVTEKRPFAGTITVCVDDSEPIHLGDIAARAIFLDQ is encoded by the coding sequence ATGCCCGACACCCGTCCGGTGAGCGAACTCACCGCTGTAACCCAGGACTATCTGAAGGTCATTTGGATCTCGCAGGAGTGGTCGGACACCAAGGTCACGACGAAGCTGCTCGCGGAGAAGCTCGGTGTGTCGCCGTCGACCGCGTCGGAGGGCATCCGCAAGCTCGTCGATCAGGGACTCGTGGACCACGCGCCGTACGGCGCCGTGACGCTGACCGAGCCCGGGCGTGTCGCAGCGGTCGACATGGTCCGCCGTCACCGCCTGCTCGAGACCTTCCTGGTCCGCGAGTTGGGCTACCGGTGGGACGAAGTGCACGCCGAAGCGGAGATCCTGGAGCACGCGGTGTCCGAGCAGTTGCTGCGCCACATCGACGCGAAGCTCGGCCACCCCAAGCGCGACCCCCACGGCGATCCGATCCCCGGCCCCGACGGCATCGTCCCGGAAGCAGGATCCTTGCAATTGGCCGACCTGGAGGTGGACCAGTCGGGTGTCATCACCCGCATCTCCGACGCCGACCCCGAGATCCTCCGCTACTTCGAGGAGATCGGCATCAACCTCGACTGCCGCATCCGCGTCACCGAGAAGCGTCCCTTCGCCGGCACTATCACGGTGTGCGTGGACGATTCAGAGCCGATCCACCTCGGCGACATCGCAGCGCGCGCGATCTTCCTGGATCAGTAA